One Verrucomicrobiota bacterium DNA window includes the following coding sequences:
- a CDS encoding DUF1080 domain-containing protein, with the protein MKTGGTLRLFTQLPVIALLTSALPTLAVDAVLQITRSEDKLIISWPQDTANQFYLQSTASLSPPVLWSNVTNEVVTVGSDFVITNDATELASFYRLQAWEVLFDGTNTSAFRTYRGTTFPSNNWMVISNELRTVPTNSANWISIITTNTYSDFELQLEWNATVAGNSGVFYRVSEAPDGPEKSGPENQIVDDATHPNGTNPVTSASSVFGVIAPTNKVLNPAGQFNTVRIVILTNHVEQWLNGNRVVEYNLNSQEFMSMVSTSRYSGDSLYGKVTNGGIVLQHHNASVAYRNVRIRRLGP; encoded by the coding sequence CCGCACTGCCGACGCTTGCGGTTGACGCTGTTCTCCAGATCACTCGTTCAGAGGACAAATTGATCATTAGCTGGCCACAAGACACTGCCAACCAGTTTTACCTTCAATCGACGGCCAGTCTTTCCCCACCGGTTTTGTGGAGCAACGTCACCAATGAGGTTGTGACCGTTGGCTCGGATTTCGTCATCACGAATGACGCCACCGAACTTGCCAGTTTTTATCGCTTGCAGGCATGGGAAGTTCTGTTCGACGGGACGAATACATCGGCCTTTCGCACCTACCGGGGCACGACGTTCCCCAGCAACAACTGGATGGTAATCAGCAACGAATTGCGAACCGTTCCGACGAACAGTGCCAACTGGATCAGTATCATCACCACAAATACCTACTCAGACTTCGAGTTGCAGTTGGAGTGGAATGCAACAGTGGCAGGCAATAGTGGCGTTTTCTACCGGGTTAGCGAGGCGCCCGACGGCCCTGAGAAGAGTGGTCCAGAGAATCAAATTGTTGACGATGCCACTCATCCCAACGGAACCAACCCAGTTACATCCGCCAGTTCTGTTTTCGGAGTGATCGCTCCGACAAACAAGGTTCTCAATCCGGCCGGTCAATTCAACACTGTGCGCATAGTAATTCTCACCAACCATGTCGAGCAGTGGCTGAACGGCAACAGGGTCGTCGAGTACAATCTGAACAGTCAGGAGTTTATGAGTATGGTTTCAACTTCACGATACAGCGGTGACTCGCTCTACGGCAAGGTAACGAACGGCGGGATAGTTTTGCAGCACCATAACGCATCGGTCGCGTACCGGAACGTACGGATTCGTCGCCTCGGCCCGTAG